One Brachyspira pilosicoli P43/6/78 genomic window carries:
- a CDS encoding GNAT family N-acetyltransferase has product MKDKVFSIRFATIDDVSTILKFIKELASYEKLEKEVVATEEILKEWIFEKKKAEVLIALEDDVPIGYALFFHNFSTFLGKAGIYLEDLYIRESFRGLGYGKRLLKELAKIAVERGCERLDWQCLDWNKSSIDFYLSINAVKMEDWYTYRLSHDNLKEFSKK; this is encoded by the coding sequence ATGAAAGATAAAGTGTTTAGTATAAGATTTGCTACTATAGATGATGTTTCTACTATATTAAAGTTTATTAAGGAATTAGCTTCTTATGAAAAGCTTGAAAAAGAGGTTGTTGCTACTGAGGAAATATTAAAAGAATGGATATTTGAGAAAAAGAAGGCTGAAGTTTTGATTGCTTTAGAAGATGATGTTCCTATTGGGTATGCTTTGTTTTTTCACAATTTTTCTACTTTTTTAGGTAAGGCTGGTATATATTTAGAAGATTTATATATTAGAGAGAGTTTTAGAGGGTTGGGATATGGAAAGAGGTTATTAAAGGAGCTTGCTAAGATTGCTGTTGAGAGAGGGTGTGAAAGGCTTGATTGGCAATGTTTGGATTGGAATAAGAGCAGTATTGATTTTTATTTATCTATTAATGCTGTTAAAATGGAAGATTGGTATACTTATAGGCTAAGTCATGATAATTTAAAAGAGTTCTCTAAAAAATAA
- the groL gene encoding chaperonin GroEL (60 kDa chaperone family; promotes refolding of misfolded polypeptides especially under stressful conditions; forms two stacked rings of heptamers to form a barrel-shaped 14mer; ends can be capped by GroES; misfolded proteins enter the barrel where they are refolded when GroES binds), translating into MAAKQLLFDEEARRSLMRGVDALANAVKVTLGPRGRNVVIDKKFGPPTIINDGVTIAKEIELEDPFENMGAQIVKEVATKTNDVAGDGTTTATVLAQAMVKEGLKNVTSGANPMLIKRGIEKAVSEIVAHIKSEAKQIKGKEEIAQVATISANNDKEIGALISDAMEKVGKEGVITVEEAKSLETSLSLVEGMQFDRGYISPYFVTNGDSMTAELEDALVLIYDKKISNMKELLPVLEKIAQTGKPFIIIAEDIESEALATLVLNKMRGVLNVCAVKAPGFGDRRKAMLEDIAILTGGQVISEDLGMKLENTGLEHLGKAKKITVDKENTTIVEGAGKKADVQARVVTIKKQIEETDSDYDREKLQERLAKLSGGVAVINIGAATEVEMKEKKARVEDALSATRAAVEEGVIPGGGITYLHAQSKLDAIKLENPDEQVGVNIVKRAIEEPIRMIAQNAGLDGSVVAIEAKKQKGNMGFNALTNEWVDMLKAGIIDPAKVSRSALQNAASIASQVLTAEVIITDIPEPEKPMPPMPGGGMGGMY; encoded by the coding sequence ATGGCAGCAAAACAGTTGTTATTTGATGAAGAAGCTAGACGCTCCCTTATGCGTGGAGTAGATGCTTTAGCTAATGCAGTAAAAGTAACTTTAGGACCACGCGGACGTAATGTTGTAATAGACAAAAAATTTGGTCCTCCTACTATAATAAATGATGGTGTTACTATCGCTAAAGAAATAGAATTAGAAGACCCATTTGAAAATATGGGTGCTCAAATAGTTAAAGAAGTAGCTACTAAAACTAATGATGTTGCTGGTGACGGTACTACTACAGCTACAGTTTTAGCTCAAGCTATGGTTAAAGAAGGTTTAAAAAACGTAACTAGTGGTGCTAATCCTATGCTTATTAAAAGAGGTATAGAAAAAGCAGTTAGCGAAATAGTTGCTCATATTAAATCTGAAGCTAAACAAATTAAAGGAAAAGAAGAAATCGCTCAAGTTGCTACAATTTCTGCAAACAATGATAAAGAGATAGGTGCTTTAATAAGCGATGCTATGGAAAAAGTTGGTAAAGAAGGTGTTATCACTGTTGAAGAGGCTAAATCATTAGAAACTAGCCTTTCATTAGTTGAAGGTATGCAATTTGACAGAGGTTATATTTCTCCATATTTCGTAACTAATGGAGACAGTATGACTGCTGAATTAGAAGATGCTTTAGTTCTTATTTATGATAAAAAAATATCTAACATGAAAGAACTTCTTCCTGTACTTGAAAAAATTGCTCAAACTGGAAAACCTTTCATTATTATTGCTGAAGATATAGAATCTGAAGCTTTAGCTACTTTAGTATTAAACAAAATGAGAGGAGTATTAAATGTATGTGCAGTTAAAGCTCCTGGTTTTGGCGACAGAAGAAAAGCTATGCTTGAAGATATTGCTATATTAACAGGCGGTCAAGTTATCAGTGAAGATTTAGGTATGAAACTTGAAAATACTGGTTTAGAGCATCTTGGTAAAGCTAAAAAAATCACTGTTGATAAAGAAAACACTACTATAGTTGAAGGTGCTGGTAAAAAAGCAGATGTTCAAGCTAGAGTAGTTACTATTAAAAAACAAATAGAAGAAACTGACAGCGATTATGACAGAGAAAAATTACAAGAGAGATTAGCTAAACTTTCTGGCGGTGTTGCTGTTATTAATATTGGTGCTGCTACTGAAGTAGAAATGAAAGAGAAAAAAGCTAGAGTAGAAGATGCTTTATCTGCAACTCGTGCTGCTGTTGAAGAAGGAGTTATTCCTGGCGGCGGTATCACTTACTTACATGCTCAATCTAAACTTGATGCTATTAAATTAGAAAATCCTGATGAGCAAGTTGGTGTTAATATAGTAAAAAGAGCTATAGAAGAACCTATAAGAATGATAGCACAAAATGCTGGTTTAGACGGTTCTGTTGTTGCTATTGAAGCTAAAAAACAAAAAGGCAATATGGGTTTCAACGCTCTTACTAATGAGTGGGTTGATATGTTAAAAGCTGGTATTATTGACCCTGCTAAAGTATCTAGAAGTGCTTTACAAAATGCTGCTTCTATTGCTTCTCAAGTATTAACTGCTGAAGTTATTATTACTGATATACCTGAACCTGAAAAACCAATGCCTCCAATGCCTGGCGGCGGAATGGGTGGTATGTATTAA